One genomic segment of Roseovarius carneus includes these proteins:
- a CDS encoding ABC transporter permease — MSCWQTVQDYAFRSLGYGERLLPREGFTLCEHFTLIGSGMIWNVYFGVVALITGFFLATAVALGKGSANPWLRKPSTWFIFVFRGSPLFIQFFFAYFLFLSLKGVSPIFDPFTSAWLGALIVLFLNTAAYSGEIFYGALRSIPKGDVEAADAYGFTGWTRFRRIIWPTMLRLAWPAYTNEAIFLFHATTLVFFTGFPAWQQKGDALYYANFFADKTFNPFVPYPILAGYFICLSLLLIGGMGLINKRLNRHLPQDARQRIRLRLSLIR, encoded by the coding sequence ATGTCGTGCTGGCAAACCGTTCAGGACTACGCATTCCGCTCACTGGGCTATGGCGAGCGGCTGCTGCCGCGCGAGGGGTTCACGCTGTGTGAGCATTTCACCCTCATCGGCTCGGGCATGATCTGGAACGTCTATTTCGGCGTTGTTGCCCTGATCACCGGGTTTTTCCTCGCCACGGCCGTAGCACTTGGCAAGGGCAGCGCGAACCCGTGGCTGCGCAAACCCTCCACATGGTTCATTTTTGTCTTTCGGGGCTCGCCGCTCTTCATCCAGTTTTTCTTCGCCTATTTCCTCTTTCTCAGCCTCAAGGGCGTCAGCCCCATTTTTGACCCCTTCACCTCAGCATGGCTGGGCGCGCTCATCGTACTGTTCCTCAACACGGCCGCCTATTCGGGTGAGATTTTCTATGGCGCGCTGCGCTCTATCCCCAAGGGGGATGTGGAGGCGGCGGATGCTTACGGCTTCACTGGCTGGACCCGGTTTCGCCGTATCATCTGGCCCACCATGCTGCGGCTTGCCTGGCCCGCCTATACGAACGAGGCGATCTTTCTTTTCCACGCCACCACGCTCGTCTTTTTCACGGGCTTTCCTGCGTGGCAGCAAAAAGGCGATGCGCTTTATTACGCCAATTTCTTTGCCGACAAGACATTCAATCCCTTCGTGCCCTACCCCATCCTCGCGGGCTATTTCATTTGCCTCAGCCTGCTGTTGATTGGCGGCATGGGTCTGATCAACAAACGGCTCAATCGGCATCTGCCCCAAGACGCCCGGCAGCGAATTCGCTTGCGTCTCAGCCTGATCAGGTAA